One part of the Tenacibaculum sp. 190130A14a genome encodes these proteins:
- a CDS encoding DUF4297 domain-containing protein gives MNIQDNTNPLFDSQREKSGAKTIDKYLYQYHWALYKVISEHDVRDEYAVFIELHEDVVLSNSLESTDARFEFNQVKTNSTTFTQYQLVEKKKNGRSVLGKLIESVKSKPYANKISSLNLVCTSSFNLELKTKDVDLKIIRKEDLSDKQLKKLEEAINKEISVSKLPSSLKFIIPDFTDTNYQKVLIGEISGLINRMYPDSYFNDESIYRVLMDELIRKGKVSYDFTKWDELLKNKALTSVQVNTVINEFTNIKNEEKIYVEFNKICTEIGLNSIKSKLLKRSFSRYKRQRISNRSSLQHDTSAFFQTNIESIISSGTTEFLDVINQLKNKLPSKIRKQFSCENEVTSAIICEYIMMA, from the coding sequence ATGAACATTCAAGACAATACAAACCCATTATTTGATTCTCAGAGAGAAAAGTCTGGTGCAAAAACCATTGATAAATATCTTTATCAATATCATTGGGCTTTATATAAAGTAATTAGCGAACATGACGTGAGAGATGAATATGCTGTTTTCATTGAGTTACACGAAGATGTAGTTTTAAGCAACTCATTAGAATCAACTGATGCAAGATTCGAATTCAACCAAGTAAAAACCAATTCAACTACCTTTACACAATATCAATTGGTAGAAAAGAAAAAGAATGGAAGATCTGTCTTAGGTAAATTAATTGAAAGTGTAAAATCAAAACCATATGCTAATAAGATTAGTTCTTTAAACCTTGTTTGTACAAGTAGTTTTAATCTCGAGTTAAAAACAAAAGATGTTGATTTAAAAATCATTAGAAAAGAAGACTTATCTGACAAGCAATTAAAAAAATTAGAAGAAGCTATAAACAAAGAAATTTCTGTTTCAAAACTACCATCTTCTTTAAAATTTATTATTCCTGATTTTACCGACACTAATTATCAGAAAGTCTTAATAGGAGAAATTTCAGGGTTGATTAATCGAATGTACCCTGACTCCTACTTTAATGATGAATCCATTTACAGGGTTTTAATGGATGAACTTATTCGCAAAGGAAAAGTAAGTTACGACTTCACTAAATGGGATGAGCTATTGAAAAATAAGGCGCTCACGTCTGTTCAAGTAAATACTGTAATTAATGAGTTTACTAATATCAAAAATGAAGAAAAGATTTACGTCGAATTTAATAAAATTTGTACAGAAATAGGGCTTAACTCTATAAAATCAAAATTATTGAAGCGATCCTTTTCGAGATACAAAAGACAAAGAATTAGTAATAGAAGTAGCTTACAACATGATACAAGTGCTTTTTTTCAAACAAACATTGAATCAATAATTTCATCTGGAACCACGGAATTTCTAGATGTTATTAACCAGCTAAAAAATAAATTACCCTCTAAGATTAGAAAGCAGTTTTCATGTGAGAATGAGGTGACTTCCGCTATAATATGCGAATATATAATGATGGCGTAA
- a CDS encoding LytTR family DNA-binding domain-containing protein has translation MTYKCLIVDDEALARGLIQTHLSQLDDFEVVASCPSAIEASKILQEESIDLLFLDIEMPVLKGTDFFKHLVHKPKVIFTTAYRDYAIEGFELNAVDYILKPITFQRFFNAIEKFRTLQRGSMVTQVSSPQPKNHFIFIRKDRKQVKVYLDAILYIESLKDYVKIHETETQHITKSSISAFEEKLDARFVRIHRSYIINKDQITAYTKNDVEIGNIEIPIGENYRENLTDL, from the coding sequence ATGACCTACAAATGTTTAATTGTTGACGATGAAGCACTCGCGAGAGGATTGATACAAACACATTTGTCTCAACTAGATGATTTTGAAGTGGTAGCTTCTTGCCCTAGTGCCATTGAAGCAAGCAAAATTCTACAAGAAGAATCTATTGATTTGCTGTTTTTAGATATTGAAATGCCGGTATTGAAAGGAACCGATTTCTTTAAACATTTGGTCCACAAACCCAAGGTAATTTTTACTACAGCTTATAGAGATTATGCCATTGAAGGCTTTGAATTGAATGCAGTGGATTATATTTTAAAACCGATTACTTTTCAACGTTTTTTCAATGCCATAGAAAAGTTTAGAACCTTGCAAAGAGGTAGTATGGTTACCCAAGTAAGTAGTCCGCAACCTAAAAACCATTTTATTTTTATCCGAAAAGATCGCAAGCAGGTAAAGGTATATTTAGATGCTATTTTATATATAGAGAGCTTAAAAGATTACGTAAAAATTCACGAAACGGAAACACAGCATATAACCAAGTCGAGTATTTCTGCTTTTGAAGAAAAATTAGATGCTCGTTTTGTTAGAATTCACCGTTCCTATATTATCAATAAAGATCAAATTACGGCTTATACCAAAAATGATGTAGAAATTGGAAATATTGAAATTCCAATTGGAGAGAATTATCGCGAAAACCTAACTGACTTATAA
- a CDS encoding SLATT domain-containing protein, whose product MKKKKSYKDYLDKTFIEELNYKIWSTKGSRFNASKRLLKVAELSNLCLSMLSVYLIAVGLLSVYNIYSTESIDENLIAYSITCLSILLLVFGQIENAKDFSTKAKQYHNCGLELSKLYNDLRIFKTLTDKPKLKEKKEFAEQISNKYERILERHENHEPIDHNMFRASKAEYHELTKHDVFKIKTDYYLKTGLIYHALIVLPPIIIIGLLIKTNI is encoded by the coding sequence TTGAAGAAAAAAAAATCATATAAAGATTATTTAGACAAAACTTTCATCGAGGAACTAAATTATAAAATTTGGTCAACTAAAGGAAGTAGATTTAATGCAAGTAAAAGACTTTTAAAGGTAGCTGAATTATCAAATTTATGTTTAAGTATGTTATCTGTTTATCTTATTGCTGTTGGACTTTTATCTGTTTATAACATTTATTCGACTGAATCTATCGACGAAAATTTGATTGCCTATTCTATAACCTGCTTATCGATATTATTATTAGTTTTTGGGCAAATTGAAAACGCCAAAGATTTTAGTACAAAAGCAAAGCAATATCACAATTGCGGATTAGAATTATCTAAATTATACAATGATTTAAGAATTTTCAAAACATTAACTGATAAACCAAAGTTAAAGGAAAAGAAAGAGTTTGCGGAACAAATTTCAAACAAATACGAACGAATCTTAGAGAGACATGAAAATCACGAACCTATTGACCATAATATGTTCAGAGCATCAAAGGCTGAATATCATGAATTGACAAAACATGATGTTTTTAAAATAAAAACTGACTATTATTTAAAAACGGGATTGATTTATCACGCTTTGATAGTACTACCGCCAATAATTATAATCGGACTTTTAATAAAAACTAACATTTAA
- a CDS encoding oxidoreductase family protein has product MNSNFIQYLLQITKASNCKEVETIQSLWSGYGRIVRFQLENADFKTVVVKFIDLQQAAKHPRGWNTNLSHQRKVRSYQVETYWYQQYNEHCSNDCKTPQLMGSFTEGMQQWIIMEDLNENYPLRKMSITLDEVKLCLQWLANFHIQFLQQQPKGLWEVGTYWHLATRPDELDLIADEQLKAKAPAIDTVLNNCQFKTFVHGDAKLANFCFSEGGRQVAAVDFQYVGGGCGMKDVGYFLGSCLSNAELERYETALLNYYFEALNKAFVQQKFTFDFKDLEQEWRAMYPVACTDFMRFLLGWMPTHQKINAYNKKMVDSVLASL; this is encoded by the coding sequence ATGAATTCGAACTTTATTCAATACCTTTTACAAATCACCAAAGCTTCCAATTGTAAAGAAGTAGAAACCATTCAAAGTTTATGGAGTGGTTATGGACGTATTGTACGTTTTCAGTTAGAAAATGCTGATTTTAAAACGGTAGTTGTAAAGTTTATTGATTTACAACAAGCAGCCAAACACCCAAGAGGTTGGAATACCAATCTTTCACATCAACGAAAGGTAAGATCTTACCAGGTAGAGACATATTGGTATCAACAGTATAATGAGCACTGCTCCAATGACTGTAAAACGCCTCAGTTAATGGGATCTTTTACCGAAGGAATGCAACAATGGATTATAATGGAAGATTTAAACGAGAATTATCCTTTGCGTAAAATGTCTATTACCTTAGATGAGGTAAAACTGTGTTTACAATGGTTGGCAAATTTTCATATCCAGTTTTTACAACAACAACCAAAAGGACTTTGGGAAGTAGGTACTTATTGGCATTTAGCTACCCGACCTGATGAATTGGATTTGATAGCAGATGAACAATTAAAAGCAAAGGCACCTGCTATTGATACTGTATTAAACAATTGCCAGTTTAAAACCTTTGTGCATGGCGATGCCAAACTTGCTAACTTTTGTTTTTCAGAAGGAGGTAGACAAGTGGCTGCAGTAGATTTTCAATATGTAGGAGGTGGTTGCGGAATGAAGGACGTAGGGTATTTCTTGGGAAGCTGTTTATCGAATGCCGAATTGGAACGTTATGAAACAGCATTACTTAACTATTATTTCGAAGCATTGAACAAGGCCTTTGTACAACAGAAATTTACTTTTGATTTTAAAGATTTAGAGCAAGAATGGAGAGCTATGTACCCAGTGGCTTGTACCGATTTTATGCGATTTTTATTAGGATGGATGCCTACACATCAAAAGATAAATGCCTACAATAAAAAAATGGTCGATTCGGTATTGGCAAGTTTATAA
- a CDS encoding DUF5916 domain-containing protein, which yields MKQIILLVGCIFITLSIQAQTDITKGRIVFNDTHIDLDGQLNEAVWSTLTPEGGFINYIPNNGEVAPNQTEVKMFHNGKNLYISAVYNDPSSKVQIGSLKRDDIGVSGAESDSFAIMLDTYNQQQSGYFFIVNMGGALIDALLSRNGDGFRVSTSWNTIWNARTSTKGNQKIYEVSIPLKTLGYKAGVSEWGVMFHTRNIKLNEWTTSTPIDRNYNQFDLRFAKTFTVENLQRNSTSRFAVTPSVTMNYAEDVTNGTDDTMLKPSVDVQFNVSSSLKLDATINPDFSQIDVDRQVTNLSRFSVFFPERRNFFLENSDLFTNLGVSGVNPFYSRRIGANSEISFGLKLSGNIAEKTRLGVLNVATKEEGDTPAQNYGALVVQQQLSKSFTATGFLINRQETDGFSFKDDYNRISGMNVNYQSRNNRWTGVANIASSASDGISGDNQFYNLGMWYNKINVSGYAGIRKVGGNYITDVGFVPRLYNYDASTDAVVREGYTQASGRISLTKFYKNSAHLDRHRYLNLSNNTYWDEDGKVAQSTLVINNDLVFKDQSFLYGGVRFEHVNLKYAFDPLGNGNPIVADTYKYFDAGMGYASPDNKDFQYGGNLSYGSYYSGTKNRISLNMQYRFMPLARLQVRYERNGIDLNELGSETFHLARFIGEIFFSNRLNWTTYVQYNTQFDNFNINSRLQWEYKPLSYIYLVISDNYSQHLTRNNWGVAFKMNYRFDF from the coding sequence ATGAAACAGATCATATTATTGGTAGGGTGCATATTCATCACGCTGTCAATACAAGCACAAACAGATATTACCAAAGGACGCATTGTTTTTAACGATACCCACATAGATTTAGACGGACAGTTAAACGAAGCGGTTTGGAGTACGTTAACTCCTGAAGGTGGATTTATAAACTATATTCCTAACAATGGCGAGGTAGCACCTAACCAAACTGAGGTAAAAATGTTTCATAACGGAAAGAATTTATACATCAGCGCGGTGTATAATGATCCATCTTCAAAAGTACAAATAGGTTCTTTAAAACGTGATGATATTGGTGTTTCTGGAGCAGAAAGTGATTCGTTTGCGATTATGTTAGATACCTATAATCAACAGCAATCAGGGTACTTTTTTATTGTGAACATGGGAGGTGCTTTGATCGATGCTTTGTTGTCGAGAAATGGCGATGGATTTCGTGTAAGTACCAGTTGGAATACCATTTGGAATGCACGAACGTCTACCAAAGGGAATCAAAAGATATACGAAGTGTCTATACCGCTCAAAACTTTAGGGTACAAAGCGGGAGTTTCTGAATGGGGAGTGATGTTTCATACCCGAAATATCAAATTGAATGAATGGACCACCAGCACGCCTATTGATAGAAATTATAACCAGTTTGATTTGCGTTTTGCCAAAACATTTACCGTAGAAAACTTGCAGCGAAATAGTACTTCTCGTTTTGCGGTAACGCCATCGGTTACGATGAACTATGCGGAAGATGTAACTAATGGAACGGATGATACCATGCTCAAACCAAGTGTTGATGTTCAGTTTAATGTGAGTTCATCGTTAAAATTGGATGCAACGATAAATCCAGATTTTTCTCAGATAGATGTAGATAGGCAAGTAACCAACTTAAGTAGATTCTCGGTGTTTTTTCCAGAGCGACGTAATTTCTTTTTAGAAAACAGCGATTTGTTTACCAACTTAGGAGTAAGTGGAGTGAATCCTTTTTACTCTAGAAGAATTGGAGCCAATAGCGAGATTTCTTTCGGATTAAAACTGTCTGGAAATATTGCCGAAAAAACACGTTTGGGAGTATTGAATGTGGCTACTAAAGAAGAAGGAGATACCCCTGCACAAAATTATGGTGCCTTGGTGGTACAGCAACAGTTGTCTAAAAGTTTTACAGCGACAGGATTTTTAATTAACCGACAAGAAACCGATGGTTTTTCTTTTAAAGATGATTATAACCGCATCTCAGGAATGAATGTGAACTACCAATCGAGAAATAACCGTTGGACGGGAGTTGCGAATATTGCGAGTAGTGCTTCTGATGGGATTTCTGGAGACAACCAATTTTACAATTTGGGTATGTGGTATAACAAGATTAATGTGTCTGGTTATGCGGGTATTAGAAAAGTTGGGGGTAATTATATAACCGATGTTGGTTTTGTACCGCGTTTATACAATTACGATGCTAGTACAGACGCTGTGGTACGTGAAGGATATACACAGGCAAGTGGACGTATTAGTTTAACAAAATTCTACAAAAACTCTGCACATCTTGATCGTCATCGTTATTTGAACCTATCGAATAATACCTATTGGGATGAAGATGGAAAGGTAGCGCAATCTACTTTGGTTATTAACAACGATTTGGTGTTTAAAGATCAGTCGTTTTTATATGGAGGAGTTCGTTTTGAGCATGTGAATTTAAAATATGCTTTTGATCCTTTAGGAAACGGAAATCCGATTGTGGCAGATACCTATAAATATTTTGATGCAGGCATGGGCTATGCTTCTCCTGATAATAAAGACTTTCAGTACGGTGGTAATCTCAGTTATGGAAGTTATTATAGCGGTACCAAAAATCGTATTAGCTTGAACATGCAGTACCGATTTATGCCGTTGGCACGTTTGCAAGTACGTTATGAACGTAATGGAATTGATTTAAACGAATTGGGAAGTGAAACCTTTCATTTGGCCCGTTTTATAGGAGAGATATTCTTTTCCAACCGTTTGAACTGGACTACCTATGTGCAATACAACACCCAATTTGATAATTTTAATATCAACAGCCGTTTGCAATGGGAGTACAAACCTTTGTCGTATATCTACCTCGTAATTTCTGACAATTATAGCCAACACCTCACTCGTAACAATTGGGGAGTAGCCTTTAAAATGAATTATCGTTTTGATTTTTAA
- a CDS encoding pentapeptide repeat-containing protein: MITDQSLKKFLSCNYEDLKKSDYKFLVESYFKTHSKEWYVENEDEPILNLTQKEFIFWELIRRHAMPHGIKEQFFDFSGFIFPDFAGISLLHKEIKTVGFDFDFWSKGEKMEFTYDVDFSYAKFLGIANFKSVKFSGNVDFQSTKFLGDVNFPNAHFFKKVRFSSTEFDGLANFSEAQFSSEHRTIFRYCKGKNSRENSENEPWNYQIEFNFSSVELNNMVSFKRVHFHKTNFSGTNIPKDLRFEECSWAGTRRLVLWKEHTIFRLWNRNNSHFKNYIERYRQIKLNYASFQEWELSGKAYRSEMYIRQWLAFFEIFNYKKPLMIPIRIIEFLLSSFYGIFSGYTQSITKPFIWLILSTTLIFPFFYSECQLIELFDCNYSKTLETSAKNTFPFYRLENDKFWVALTQKIFSSTLLAFFILALRKRYKQ; the protein is encoded by the coding sequence ATGATTACAGACCAAAGTTTAAAAAAATTCTTATCCTGTAACTATGAGGATTTAAAAAAAAGTGATTACAAATTTCTAGTCGAAAGTTATTTTAAAACTCATAGTAAAGAATGGTATGTAGAAAACGAAGATGAACCCATATTAAATCTTACTCAAAAAGAATTCATTTTCTGGGAACTTATTCGGCGCCATGCGATGCCACATGGTATTAAGGAACAGTTTTTCGATTTTAGTGGCTTTATTTTTCCAGATTTTGCAGGTATTTCTCTACTGCATAAGGAAATAAAGACTGTTGGTTTTGATTTTGATTTTTGGTCTAAGGGTGAAAAAATGGAATTTACATATGATGTTGATTTTTCATATGCTAAATTCTTAGGAATAGCTAACTTTAAAAGTGTTAAGTTCTCTGGAAATGTAGATTTTCAGTCAACAAAATTCTTGGGAGATGTAAACTTTCCTAATGCCCATTTCTTTAAAAAAGTAAGATTCTCAAGCACAGAATTCGATGGTTTGGCAAATTTTTCAGAGGCTCAATTTTCAAGTGAGCATCGAACAATATTCCGTTATTGTAAAGGCAAAAATTCCAGAGAAAATTCAGAAAACGAACCTTGGAACTATCAAATAGAATTTAATTTTAGCAGTGTAGAACTCAATAATATGGTGAGTTTTAAAAGAGTTCATTTTCATAAAACAAATTTTTCTGGAACCAATATTCCCAAAGATCTTCGATTTGAAGAGTGTAGCTGGGCAGGGACTAGAAGATTGGTATTATGGAAAGAGCATACAATTTTTAGACTTTGGAATAGAAATAATTCACATTTTAAAAATTATATTGAACGATATCGGCAAATAAAACTGAACTATGCTTCTTTTCAAGAATGGGAACTTTCTGGAAAGGCATATAGAAGTGAGATGTATATTCGACAATGGTTGGCTTTCTTTGAGATATTTAACTACAAGAAACCACTTATGATTCCTATTCGTATTATCGAATTTCTTTTGTCTTCGTTTTATGGGATTTTTTCAGGATATACTCAAAGTATAACAAAACCATTTATTTGGTTGATACTATCAACAACTTTAATCTTCCCTTTTTTCTATAGTGAATGCCAACTCATTGAGTTATTTGATTGTAATTATTCTAAAACATTAGAAACAAGTGCAAAGAATACTTTTCCATTCTATAGACTTGAGAATGATAAGTTCTGGGTAGCTTTAACTCAAAAAATATTTAGTAGTACACTTCTTGCTTTTTTTATTCTTGCTCTGAGAAAGAGGTATAAACAGTAA
- a CDS encoding sensor histidine kinase, translating into MTSLQKTPAIFKNSIVHHILFWLGVYAYFIGTVNMSYYSGYGEVLSHYAIYVFCQILVAYTSLYALIPCFLNTKKNVQFIGSMLLLLMLAFVLFVAYHEYYHLPKYHEPKDMPYDSYGIFWEKLLNIRIFIGKSTIILTPTVLLIIAKFYKEKQAYLQLNEQKKITELSALKHQLNPHFLFNTLNNLYALAINKSDEAPEVIAKLSEMLDYMLYGCNEKYVPLTKEIDLIDNYLALEKVRYGDRVAIRFEKNIQPEVKIAPLILLTFIENAFKHGVSQELKKASINIVISVEGNHILFNIANSVTKNAANSTKEAIGLSNVKKQLELLYLDGYSLKIEEDANYFNVHLKLPIK; encoded by the coding sequence ATGACTAGCTTACAAAAAACACCCGCAATTTTTAAGAATTCAATCGTACACCATATCCTATTTTGGTTAGGTGTGTATGCCTACTTTATAGGTACCGTAAACATGAGCTATTATAGTGGGTATGGAGAAGTATTGAGTCATTATGCCATCTATGTTTTTTGTCAGATTTTAGTGGCCTATACCAGCTTGTATGCACTCATTCCTTGTTTTTTAAACACTAAAAAGAATGTGCAGTTTATAGGAAGTATGCTACTCTTATTAATGTTGGCATTTGTACTTTTTGTGGCGTATCATGAATATTACCACCTTCCTAAATATCATGAACCCAAAGATATGCCTTACGATTCCTATGGGATCTTTTGGGAAAAGCTATTAAACATTCGCATTTTTATAGGAAAATCTACCATCATCTTAACCCCTACCGTATTATTAATCATTGCGAAGTTTTACAAAGAAAAACAAGCCTATTTACAACTCAACGAACAGAAAAAAATCACTGAACTTTCTGCCTTAAAACATCAATTGAATCCGCATTTTTTATTCAATACCTTAAACAATTTATATGCTTTAGCTATTAATAAATCAGACGAAGCTCCCGAAGTAATTGCCAAGCTATCTGAAATGCTCGATTATATGCTTTATGGTTGTAATGAGAAATATGTGCCTTTGACCAAAGAAATTGATTTGATTGATAATTATTTAGCTTTGGAAAAAGTGCGTTACGGAGATCGTGTTGCAATTCGTTTTGAGAAAAACATACAGCCTGAAGTAAAAATTGCTCCTTTAATACTGCTTACCTTTATTGAAAATGCCTTTAAACATGGGGTTTCTCAAGAGTTAAAAAAAGCTTCTATCAACATTGTTATTTCGGTGGAAGGAAATCATATTCTTTTTAATATTGCCAACTCAGTTACAAAAAACGCAGCCAATTCTACGAAAGAAGCTATTGGATTGAGCAATGTTAAAAAACAGTTGGAATTGTTATATTTAGACGGATATTCTTTAAAAATTGAAGAAGATGCCAATTATTTTAATGTACACTTAAAATTACCCATCAAATGA